Proteins from a single region of Pseudomonas fulva:
- a CDS encoding transporter substrate-binding domain-containing protein: MTDDDGVKPMKKGLIALLTAGLLLTQAATALADQLQEIEKRGVIRVAVPQDFPPFGSVGTDLQPQGYDIDMARYLAKEMKLKLQLVPVTSANRVPYLQTDKVDLVISSLGKNAEREQVIDFSAAYAPFFLGVFGAKDSTLEKADELVGKSIGVTRGAVEDMVLTEVAPAGAQVRRYEDNNTTLSAYLSGQVEYVATGNLVVAAIERQNAARAPVAKFMLKDSPCYIGLRKGEAALKARVDALIEQAKADGTLNGLSEQWLKAPLPANLGA, translated from the coding sequence ATGACTGACGATGATGGGGTGAAGCCGATGAAGAAGGGATTGATTGCACTGCTGACCGCTGGCCTGCTGTTGACCCAGGCGGCCACCGCGCTGGCCGACCAGTTGCAAGAGATCGAAAAGCGCGGGGTGATCCGTGTCGCCGTGCCTCAGGATTTCCCGCCCTTCGGCTCCGTGGGCACCGACCTGCAGCCCCAGGGCTATGACATCGACATGGCCAGGTACCTGGCCAAGGAGATGAAACTTAAGTTGCAATTGGTGCCGGTCACCAGTGCCAACCGGGTGCCGTACCTGCAGACCGACAAGGTCGACCTGGTGATTTCCAGCCTGGGCAAGAATGCCGAGCGTGAACAGGTGATCGATTTCAGTGCGGCCTATGCGCCGTTCTTCCTTGGCGTGTTCGGCGCCAAGGACAGCACCCTGGAGAAGGCCGACGAGCTGGTCGGCAAGTCGATTGGCGTGACCCGCGGCGCCGTGGAGGACATGGTGCTCACCGAGGTGGCACCCGCAGGTGCCCAGGTCAGGCGTTACGAAGACAACAACACCACGCTGTCGGCGTACCTGTCCGGGCAGGTGGAGTATGTGGCCACTGGCAACCTGGTGGTCGCCGCCATCGAGCGCCAGAACGCTGCCCGCGCGCCCGTCGCCAAATTCATGCTCAAGGATTCGCCCTGCTACATCGGCCTGCGCAAGGGCGAAGCGGCGCTGAAAGCCAGGGTCGACGCGCTGATCGAGCAGGCCAAGGCCGATGGCACCCTCAATGGCCTCTCCGAACAGTGGCTGAAGGCGCCACTGCCGGCGAATCTGGGCGCGTAA
- a CDS encoding amino acid ABC transporter permease, producing MMAQLNFSALWPYWPELLSGLWVTIQLTVMATVGGVALGILGAALRSGRPSMLGRLWGVYVELIRNTPFVVQLFFIVFGLPNLGVKLTAGEAALLAMLINLGAYSTEIIRAGIQVTPRGQWEAGRVLGLSRTQTFVRVVLPPSLKRIYPALVSQCIIVMLGSSVVSQVSHEELTFAANLIQSRTFLSFEVYLVTTLMYLALSIAMRQLLLAVGRKWFGEQP from the coding sequence ATGATGGCGCAGCTGAATTTTTCCGCCCTGTGGCCCTACTGGCCGGAGCTGCTCTCCGGCCTGTGGGTGACCATCCAGCTCACGGTGATGGCGACCGTGGGCGGTGTGGCCCTGGGCATTCTTGGCGCGGCCCTGCGCAGCGGCCGGCCGAGCATGCTCGGTCGCCTCTGGGGCGTCTACGTCGAGCTGATTCGCAACACGCCGTTCGTGGTGCAGCTGTTCTTCATCGTCTTCGGCCTGCCCAACCTGGGGGTGAAGCTGACGGCGGGGGAGGCGGCGTTGCTGGCCATGCTGATCAACCTGGGGGCCTACAGCACCGAGATCATCCGCGCCGGTATCCAGGTCACGCCCCGTGGCCAGTGGGAGGCCGGCCGCGTGCTGGGCCTGAGCCGCACGCAAACCTTCGTGCGGGTGGTGTTGCCGCCATCGCTGAAGCGCATTTATCCGGCGCTGGTCAGCCAGTGCATCATCGTGATGCTTGGCTCGTCGGTGGTTTCCCAGGTGTCCCATGAGGAACTGACCTTCGCCGCCAACCTGATCCAGTCGCGTACCTTCCTGAGCTTCGAGGTGTATCTGGTGACCACCCTGATGTACCTGGCGCTGTCCATCGCCATGCGCCAGTTGCTGCTGGCGGTCGGGCGCAAGTGGTTTGGAGAGCAGCCATGA
- a CDS encoding amino acid ABC transporter permease, with product MTTFTDWDILRNLLLAARWTVLLSLTAFIGGTLVAIPLVMARLSKRAWPHWLVRGYTELFQGTPLLMQLFLAFFGVALLGIDVSPWTAASLALTLYTSAFLVDIWHGSIRALPRGQWEACRCLGLDVGQTLFRVILPQALRIGIAPTVGFAVQVIKGTALASIIGFVELTKAGTILNNVTYEPFKVFGLVALGYFLMCYPLSRYSQYLEKKFNAAHHH from the coding sequence ATGACCACCTTCACCGACTGGGACATCCTGCGCAACCTGCTGCTGGCTGCGCGCTGGACCGTTCTGCTGTCTCTGACCGCATTCATCGGCGGCACCCTGGTGGCCATTCCGCTGGTCATGGCGCGACTGTCCAAGCGCGCCTGGCCGCACTGGCTGGTTCGCGGCTACACCGAGTTGTTCCAGGGCACGCCGCTGCTGATGCAGCTGTTCCTGGCATTCTTCGGCGTGGCCTTGCTGGGCATCGATGTGTCGCCCTGGACCGCAGCCTCGCTGGCGCTGACCCTCTATACCAGTGCGTTTCTGGTGGATATCTGGCATGGCAGCATCCGCGCGCTACCCCGTGGCCAGTGGGAAGCCTGTCGCTGCCTGGGGCTGGACGTCGGGCAGACCCTGTTTCGCGTCATCCTGCCCCAGGCGCTGCGCATCGGCATCGCGCCCACCGTGGGCTTCGCCGTGCAGGTGATCAAGGGCACCGCGCTGGCGTCGATCATCGGCTTCGTCGAGCTGACCAAGGCCGGCACCATCCTCAACAACGTCACCTACGAGCCCTTCAAGGTGTTCGGTCTGGTGGCGCTGGGCTACTTCCTGATGTGTTATCCGCTGTCGCGTTACAGCCAGTATCTGGAGAAGAAATTCAATGCCGCTCATCACCATTGA
- a CDS encoding amino acid ABC transporter ATP-binding protein, translating into MPLITIDQVHKYYGDNHVLKGVDLDIEVGEVVSIIGRSGSGKSTLLRCINGLEGYQDGSIKLGGMTVTDRDSQAREISRSVGMVFQSFNLFPHMTARENVMLAPRRVLKKSDAECRELAARMLEKVGLGDRLDYYPASLSGGQQQRVAIARALAMSPKVLLCDEITSALDPELVGEVLKVLEQLAKEGMTLILVTHEMNFAQEVGDRVVFMHQGRVWEQGPSRELFANPQSAELKQFISSVRGLN; encoded by the coding sequence ATGCCGCTCATCACCATTGATCAGGTACATAAGTACTACGGCGACAACCACGTGCTCAAGGGGGTCGATCTCGATATCGAGGTCGGCGAGGTGGTGTCGATCATCGGCCGCAGTGGCTCGGGCAAGAGCACCTTGTTGCGCTGCATCAATGGGCTGGAGGGCTACCAGGACGGCAGCATCAAGCTTGGCGGCATGACCGTCACCGATCGCGACTCCCAGGCCCGGGAGATCAGTCGCTCGGTGGGCATGGTGTTCCAGAGCTTCAACCTGTTCCCGCACATGACCGCCCGTGAGAACGTCATGCTGGCGCCACGCCGCGTGCTGAAGAAGAGCGATGCCGAGTGCCGTGAGCTGGCGGCGCGCATGCTCGAGAAGGTGGGCCTCGGTGATCGCCTGGACTATTACCCGGCGAGCCTTTCCGGCGGCCAGCAGCAGCGCGTCGCCATTGCCCGGGCGCTGGCCATGTCGCCCAAGGTGCTGCTGTGCGACGAAATCACTTCGGCGCTGGACCCGGAGCTGGTCGGCGAGGTGCTCAAGGTGCTCGAGCAACTGGCCAAGGAGGGCATGACCCTGATCCTGGTCACCCACGAAATGAACTTCGCCCAGGAAGTCGGCGACCGCGTGGTGTTCATGCACCAGGGGCGGGTATGGGAGCAGGGCCCCAGCCGCGAGCTGTTCGCCAACCCGCAGAGCGCCGAACTCAAGCAATTCATCTCGTCCGTACGCGGACTGAACTGA
- a CDS encoding pyridoxal-phosphate-dependent aminotransferase family protein: MNTTFLPVNPPQRLLMGPGPINADPRVLRAMSSQLIGQYDPAMTGYMNEVMALYRGVFRTANAATLLVDGTSRAGIEAILVSAIRPGDKVLVPVFGRFGHLLCEIARRCRAEVHSIEVPWGEVFTPGQIEDAIKQVKPRLLLTVQGDTSTTLLQPLAELGDICRRHGVLFYTDATASLGGNALETDAWGLDAVSAGLQKCLGGPSGTAPITLSAAMVEVIRRRAHVEAGIRTEAHQDGDDEMIYSNYFDLGMILDYWGPERLNHHTEATSALFGARECARVLLEEGLDAAIARHKLHGDALLKGIQGMGLETFGNLEHKMNNVLGVVIPDGIHGEQVRQILLQDFGIEIGTSFGPLAGKIWRIGTMGYNARKDCVMQTLSALEAVLNRLGLRTTQGAAMQAAWDHYGERG; encoded by the coding sequence ATGAACACGACTTTCCTGCCCGTCAATCCGCCCCAGCGCCTGCTCATGGGCCCTGGCCCGATCAATGCCGACCCGCGCGTGCTGCGCGCCATGTCCAGCCAGTTGATCGGCCAGTACGACCCGGCCATGACCGGCTATATGAACGAGGTGATGGCCCTGTATCGCGGCGTGTTCCGCACCGCCAACGCCGCCACCCTGCTGGTCGACGGCACCTCGCGGGCCGGCATCGAGGCGATTCTGGTGTCGGCGATTCGCCCGGGCGACAAGGTGCTGGTGCCGGTGTTCGGCCGCTTCGGCCATCTGCTCTGTGAAATCGCCCGGCGTTGCCGCGCCGAGGTGCACAGCATCGAGGTGCCCTGGGGTGAAGTGTTCACCCCAGGGCAGATCGAAGATGCCATCAAGCAGGTGAAGCCGCGCCTGCTGCTGACCGTACAGGGCGATACCTCGACCACCCTGCTGCAACCGCTGGCCGAGCTGGGTGACATTTGCCGCCGCCACGGCGTGCTGTTCTATACCGATGCCACCGCTTCCCTGGGCGGTAATGCCCTGGAGACCGATGCCTGGGGGCTCGATGCGGTGTCCGCCGGCCTGCAGAAGTGCCTGGGCGGGCCGTCCGGTACGGCGCCGATCACCCTGAGCGCGGCGATGGTGGAGGTGATCCGCCGCCGGGCCCATGTGGAGGCCGGCATCCGCACTGAGGCCCACCAGGACGGCGACGACGAGATGATCTACTCCAACTATTTCGACCTCGGCATGATCCTCGACTACTGGGGCCCCGAGCGCCTCAACCACCATACCGAAGCCACCTCGGCGCTGTTCGGTGCCCGTGAGTGCGCCCGTGTGTTGCTCGAAGAAGGCCTGGACGCCGCCATCGCGCGCCACAAGCTGCATGGCGACGCCCTGCTCAAGGGCATTCAGGGCATGGGCCTGGAGACTTTCGGCAACCTCGAGCACAAGATGAACAACGTGCTGGGCGTGGTGATTCCCGACGGCATACACGGCGAGCAGGTGCGCCAGATCCTGCTGCAGGACTTCGGCATCGAGATCGGCACCTCCTTCGGACCGCTGGCCGGCAAGATCTGGCGCATCGGCACCATGGGCTACAACGCTCGCAAGGATTGCGTGATGCAGACCCTCAGCGCCCTGGAAGCGGTGCTCAACCGCCTTGGCCTGCGCACCACCCAGGGTGCGGCCATGCAGGCGGCCTGGGATCACTATGGCGAGCGCGGCTGA